Genomic DNA from Oncorhynchus nerka isolate Pitt River linkage group LG17, Oner_Uvic_2.0, whole genome shotgun sequence:
agaagaagaagaagaagaagaagaagaagaagaagaagaagaagaagaagaagaagaagaagaagaagaagaagaagaagaagaagaagaagaagaagaagaagaagaagaagaagaagaagaagaagaagaagaagaagaagaagaagaagaagaagaagaagaagaagaagaagaagaagaagaagaagaagaagaagaagaagaagaagaagaagaagaagaagaagaagaagaagaagaagaagaagaagaagaagaagaagaagaagaagaagaagaagaagaagaagaagaagaagaagaagaagaagaagaagaagaagaagaagaagaagaagaagaagaagaagaagaagaagaagaagaagaagaagaagaagaagaagaagaagaagaagaagaagaagaagaagaagaagaagaagaagaagaagaagaagaagaagaagaagaagaagaagaagaagaagaaagaagaagaagaagaagaagaagaagaagaagaagaagaagaagaagaagaagaagaagaagaagaagaagaagaagaagaagaagaagaagaagaagaagaagaagaagaagaagaagaagaagaagaagaagaagaagaagaagaagaagaagaagaagaagaagaagaagaagaagaagaagaagaagaagaagaagaagaagaagaagaagaagaagaagaagaagaagaagaagaagaagaagaagaagaagaagaagaagaagaagaagaagaagaagaagaagaagaagaagaagaagaagaagaagaagaagaagaagaagaagaagaagaagaagaagaagaagaagaagaagaagaagaagaagaagaagaagaagaagaagaagaagaagaagaagaagaagaagaagaagaagaagaagaagaagaagaagaagaagaagaagaagaagaagaagaagaagaagaagaagaagaagaagaagaagaaagaagaagaagaagaagaagaagaagaagaagaagaagaagaagaagaagaagaagaagaagaagaagaagaagaagaagaagaagaagaagaagaagaagaagaagaagaagaagaagaagaagaagaagaagaagaagaagaagaagaagaagaagaagaagaagaagaagaagaagaagaagaagaagaagaagaagaagaagaagaagaagaagaagaagaagaagaagaagaagaagaagaagaagaagaagaagaagaagaagaagaagaagaagaagaagaagaagaagaagaagaagaagaagaagaagaagaagaagaagaagaagaagaagaagaagaagaagaagaagaagaagaagaagaagaagaagaagaagaagaagaagaagaagaagaagaagaagaagaagaagaagaagaagaagaagaagaagaagaagaagaagaagaagaagaagaagaagaagaagaagaagaagaagaagaagaagaagaagaagaagaagaagaagaagaagaagaagaagaagaagaagaagaagaagaagaagaagaagaagaagaagaagaagaagaagaagaagaagaagaagaagaagaagaagaagaagaagaagaagaagaagaagaagaagaagaagaagaagaagaagaagaagaagaagaagaagaagaagaagaagaagaagaagaagaagaagaagaagaagaagaagaagaagaagaagaagaagaagaagaagaagaagaagaagaagaagaagaagaagaagaagaagaagaagaagaagaagaagaagaagaagaagaagaagaagaagaagaagaagaagaagaagaagaagaagaagaagaagaaagaagaagaagaagaagaagaagaagaagaagaagaagaagaagaagaagaagaagaagaagaagaagaagaagaaagaagaagaagaagaagaagaagaagaagaagaagaagaagaagaagaagaagaagaagaagaagaagaagaagaagaagaagaagaagaagaagaagaagaagaagaagaagaagaagaagaagaagaagaagaagaagaagaagaagaagaagaagaagaagaagaagaagaagaagaagaagaagaagaagaagaagaagaagaagaaagaagaagaagaagaagaagaagaagaagaagaagaagaagaagaagaagaagaagaagaagaagaagaagaagaagaagaagaagaagaagaagaagaagaagaagaagaagaagaagaagaagaagaagaagaagaagaagaagaagaagaagaagaagaagaagaagaagaagaagaagaagaagaagaagaagaagaagaagaagaagaagaagaagaagaagaagaagaagaagaagaagaagaagaagaagaagaagaagaagaagaagaagaagaagaagaagaagaagaagaagaagaagaagaagaagaagaagaagaagaagaagaagaagaagaagaagaagaagaagaagaagaagaagaagaagaagaagaagaagaagaagaagaagaagaagaagaagaagaagaagaagaagaagaagaagaagaagaagaagaagaagaagaagaagaagaagaagaagaagaagaagaagaagaagaagaagaagaagaagaagaagaagaaagaagaagaagaagaagaagaagaagaagaagaagaagaagaagaagaagaagaagaagaagaagaagaagaagaagaagaagaagaagaagaagaagaagaagaagaagaagaagaagaagaagaagaagaagaagaagaagaagaagaagaagaagaagaagaagaagaagaagaagaagaagaagaagaagaagaagaagaagaagaagaagaagaagaagaagaagaagaagaagaagaagaagaagaagaagaagaagaagaagaagaagaagaagaagaagaagaagaagaagaagaagaagaagaagaagaagaagaagaagaagaagaagaagaagaagaagaagaagaagaagaagaagaagaagaagaagaagaagaagaagaagaagaagaagaagaagaagaagaagaagaagaagaagaagaagaagaagaagaagaaagaagaagaagaagaagaagaagaagaagaagaagaagaagaagaagaagaagaagaagaagaagaagaagaagaagaagaagaagaagaagaagaagaagaagaagaagaagaagaagaagaagaagaagaagaagaagaagaagaagaagaagaagaagaagaagaagaagaagaagaagaagaagaagaagaagaagaagaagaagaagaagaagaagaagaagaagaagaagaagaagaagaagaagaagaagaagaagaagaagaagaagaagaagaagaagaagaagaagaagaagaaagaagaagaagaagaagaagaagaagaagaagaagaagaagaagaagaagaagaagaagaagaagaagaagaagaagaagaagaagaagaagaagaagaagaagaagaagaagaagaagaagaagaagaagaagaagaagaagaagaagaagaagaaaagaagaagaagaagaagaagaagaagaagaagaagaagaagaagaagaagaagaagaagaagaagaagaagaagaagaagaagaagaagaagaagaagaagaagaagaagaagaagaagaagaagaagaagaagaagaagaagaagaagaagaagaagaagaagaagaagaagaagaagaagaagaaagaaagaagaagaagaagaagaagaagaagaagaagaagaagaagaagaagaagaagaagaagaagaagaagaagaagagaagaagaagaagaagaagaagaagaagaagaagaagaagaagaagaagaagaagaagaagaagaagaagaagaagaagaagaagaagaagaagaagaagaagaagaagaagaagaagaagaagaagaagaagaagaagaagaagaagaagaagaagaaagaagaagaagaagaagaagaagaagaagaagaagaagaagaagaagaagaagaagaagaagaagaagaagaagaagaagaagaagaagaagaagaagaagaagaagaagaagaagaagaagaagaagaagaagaagaagaagaagaagaagaagaagaagaagaagaagaagaagaagaagaagaagaagaagaagaagaagaagaagaagaagaagaagaagaagaagaagaagaagaagaagaagaagaagaagaagaagaagaagaagaagaagaagaagaagaagaagaagaagaagaagaagaagaagaagaagaagaagaagaagaagaagaagaagaagaagaagaagaagaagaagaagaagaagaagaagaagaagaagaagaagaagaagaagaagaagaagaagaagaagaagaagaagaagaagaagaagaagaagaagaagaagaagaagaagaagaagaagaagaagaagaagaagaagaagaagaagaagaagaagaagaagaagaagaagaagaagaagaagaagaagaagaagaagaagaagaagaagaagaagaagaagaagaagaagaagaagaagaagaagaagaagaagaagaagaagaagaagaagaagaagaagaagaagaagaagaagaagaagaagaagaagaagaagaagaagaagaagaagaagaagaagaagaagaagaagaagaagaagaagaagaagaagaagaagaagaagaagaagaagaagaagaagaagaagaagaaagaagaagaagaagaagaagaagaagaagaagaagaagaagaagaagaagaagaagaagaagaagaagaagaagaagaagaagaagaagaagaagaagaagaagaagaagaagaagaagaagaagaagaagaagaagaagaagaagaagaagaagaagaagaagaagaagaagaagaagaagaagaagaagaagaagaagaagaagaagaagaagaagaagaagaagaagaagaagaagaagaagaagaagaagaagaagaagaagaagaaagaagaagaagaagaagaagaagaagaagaagaagaagaagaagaagaagaagaagaagaagaagaagaagaagaagaagaagaagaagaagaagaagaagaaagaagaagaagaagaagaagaagaagaagaagaagaagaagaagaagaagaagaagaagaagaagaagaagaagaagaagaagaagaagaagaagaagaagaagaagaagaagaagaagaagaagaagaagaagaagaagaagaagaagaagaagaagaagaagaagaagaagaagaagaagaagaagaagaagaagaagaagaagaagaagaagaagaagaagaagaagaagaagaagaagaagaagaagaagaagaagaagaagaagaagaagaagaagaagaagaagaagaagaagaagaagaagaagaagaagaagaagaagaagaagaagaagaagaagaagaagaagaagaagaagaagaagaagaagaagaagaagaagaagaagaagaagaagaagaagaagaagaagaagaagaagaagaagaagaagaagaagaagaagaagaagaagaagaagaagaagaagaagaagaagaaagaagaagaagaagaagaagaagaagaagaagaagaagaagaagaagaagaagaagaagaagaagaagaagaagaagaagaagaagaagaagaagaagaagaagaagaagaagaagaagaagaagaagaagaagaagaagaagaagaagaagaagaagaagaagaagaagaagaagaagaagaagaagaagaagaagaagaagaagaagaagaagaagaagaagaagaagaagaagaagaagaagaagaagaagaagaagaagaagaagaagaagaagaagaagaagaagaagaagaagaagaagaagaagaagaagaagaagaagaagaagaagaagaagaagaagaagaagaagaagaagaagaagaagaagaagaagaagaagaagaagaagaagaaagaagaagaagaagaagaagaagaagaagaagaagaagaagaagaagaagaagaagaagaagaagaagaagaagaagaagaagaagaagaagaagaagaagaagaagaagaagaagaagaagaagaagaagaagaagaagaagaagaagaagaagaagaagaagaagaagaagaagaagaagaagaagaagaagaagaaagaagaagaagaagaagaagaagaagaagaagaagaagaagaagaagaagaagaagaagaagaagaagaagaagaagaagaagaagaagaagaagaagaaagaagaagaagaagaagaagaagaagaagaagaagaagaagaagaagaagaagaagaagaagaagaagaagaagaagaagaagaagaagaagaagaagaagaagaagaagaagaagaagaagaagaagaagaagaagaagaagaagaagaagaagaagaagaagaagaagaagaagaagaagaagaagaagaagaagaagaagaagaagaagaagaagaagaagaagaagaaagaagaagaagaagaagaagaagaagaagaagaagaagaagaagaagaagaagaagaagaagaagaagaagaagaagaagaagaagaagaagaagaagaagaagaagaagaagaagaagaagaagaagaagaagaagaagaagaagaagaagaagaagaagaagaagaagaagaagaagaagaagaagaagaagaagaagaagaagaagaagaagaagaagaagaagaagaagaagaagaagaagaagaagaagaagaagaagaagaagaagaagaagaagagaagaagaagaagaagaagaagaagaagaagaagaagaagaagaagaagaagaagaagaagaagaagaagaagaagaagaagaagaagaagaagaagaagaagaagaagaagaagaagaagaagaagaagaagaagaagaagaagaagaagaagaagaagaagaagaagaagaagaagaagaagaagaagaagaagaagaagaagaagaagaagaagaagaagaagaagaagaagaagaagaagaagaagaagaagaagaagaagaagaagaagaagaagaagaagaagaagaagaagaagaagaagaagaagaagaagaagaagaagaagaagaagaagaagaagaagaagaagaagaagaaagaagaagaagaagaagaagaagaagaagaagaagaagaagaagaagaagaagaagaagaagaagaagaagaagaagaagaagaagaagaagaagaagaagaagaagaagaagaagaagaagaagaagaagaagaagaagaagaagaagaagaagaagaagaagaagaagaagaagaagaagaagaagaagaagaagaagaagaagaagaagaagaagaagaagaagaagaagaagaagaagaagaagaagaagaagaagaagaagaagaagaagaagaagaagaagaagaagaagaagaagaagaagaagaagaagaagaagaagaagaagaagaagaagaagaagaagaagaagaagaagaagaagaagaagaagaagaagaagaagaagaagaagaagaagaagaagaagaagaagaagaagaagaagaagaagaagaagaagaagaagaagaagaagaagaagaagaagaagaagaagaagaagaagaagaagaagaagaagaagaagaagaagaaagaagaagaagaagaagaagaagaagaagaagaagaagaagaagaagaagaagaagaagaagaagaagaagaagaagaagaagaagaagaagaagaagaagaagaagaagaagaagaagaagaagaagaagaagaagaagaagaagaagaagaagaagaagaagaagaagaagaagaagaagaagaagaagaagaagaagaagaagaagaagaagaagaagaagaagaagaagaagaagaagaagaagaagaagaagaagaagaagaagaagaagaagaagaagaagaagaagaagaagaagaagaagaagaagaagaagaagaagaagaagaagaagaagaagaagaagaagaagaagaagaagaagaagaagaagaagaagaagaagaagaagaagaagaagaagaagaagaagaagaagaagaagaagaagaagaagaagaagaagaagaagaagaagaagaagaagaagaagaagaagaagaagaagaagaagaagaagaagaagaagaagaagaagaagaagaagaagaagaagaagaagaagaagaagaagaagaagaagaagaagaagaagaagaagaagaagaagaagaagaagaagaagaagaagaagaagaagaagaagaagaagaagaagaagaagaagaagaagaagaagaagaagaagaagaagaagaagaagaagaagaagaagaagaagaagaagaagaagaagaagaagaagaagaagaagaagaagaagaagaagaagaagaagaagaagaagaagaagaagaagaagaagaagaagaagaagaagaagaagaagaagaagaagaagaagaagaagaagaagaagaagaagaagaagaagaagaagaagaagaagaagaagaagaagaagaagaagaagaagaagaagaagaagaagaagaagaagaagaagaagaagaagaagaagaagaagaagaagaagaagaagaagaagaagaagaagaagaagaagaagaagaagaagaagaagaagaagaagaagaagaagaagaagaagaagaagaagaagaagaagaagaagaagaagaagaagaagaagaagaagaagaagaagaagaagaagaagaagaagaagaagaagaagaagaagaagaagaagaagaagaagaagaagaagaagaagaagaagaagaagaagaagaagaagaagaagaagaagaagaagaagaagaagaagaagaagaagaagaagaagaagaagaagaagaagaagaagaagaagaagaagaagaagaagaagaagaagaagaagaagaagaagaagaagaagaagaagaagaagaagaagaagaagaagaagaagaagaagaagaagaagaagaagaagaagaagaagaagaagaagaagaagaagaagaagaagaagaagaagaagaagaagaagaagaagaagaagaagaagaagaagaagaagaagaagaagaagaagaagaagaagaagaagaagaagaagaagaagaagaagaagaagaagaagaagaagaagaagaagaagaagaagaagaagaagaagaagaagaagaagaagaagaagaagaagaagaagaagaagaagaagaagaagaagaagaagaagaagaagaagaagaagaagaagaagaagaagaagaagaagaagaagaagaagaagaagaagaagaagaagaagaagaagaagaagaagaagaagaagaagaagaagaagaagaagaagaagaagaagaagaagaagaagaagaagaagaagaagaagaagaagaagaagaagaagaagaagaagaagaagaagaagaagaagaagaagaagaagaagaagaagaagaagaagaagaagaagaagaagaagaagaagaagaagaagaagaagaagaagaagaagaagaagaagaagaagaagaagaagaagaagaagaagaagaagaagaagaagaagaagaagaagaagaagaagaagaagaagaagaagaagaagaagaagaagaagaagaagaagaagaagaagaagaagaagaagaagaagaagaagaagaagaagaagaagaagaagaagaagaagaagaagaagaagaagaagaagaagaagaagaagaagaagaagaagaagaagaagaagaagaagaagaagaagaagaagaagaagaagaagaagaagaagaagaagaagaagaagaagaagaagaagaagaagaagaagaagaagaagaagaagaagaagaagaagaagaagaagaagaagaagaagaagaagaagaagaagaagaagaagaagaagaagaagaagaagaagaagaagaagaagaagaagaagaagaagaagaagaagaagaagaagaagaagaagaagaagaagaagaagaagaagaagaagaagaagaagaagaagaagaagaagaagaagaagaagaagaagaagaagaagaagaagaagaagaagaagaagaagaagaagaagaagaagaagaagaagaagaagaagaagaagaagaagaagaagaagaagaagaagaagaagaagaagaagaagaagaagaagaagaagaagaagaagaagaaga
This window encodes:
- the LOC135561295 gene encoding glutamic acid-rich protein-like, giving the protein KKKKKKKKKKKKKKKKKKKKKKKKKKKKKKKKKKKKKKKKKKKKKKKKKKKKKKKKKKKKKKKKKKKKKKKKKKKKKKKKKKKKKKKKKKKKKKKKKKKKKKKKKKKKKKKKKKKEEEEEEEEEEEEEEEEEEEEEEEEEEEEEEEEEEEEEEEEEEEEEEEEEEEEEEEEEEEEEEEEEEEEEEEEEEEEEEEEEEEEEEEEEEEEEEEEEEEEEEEEEEEEEEEEEEEEEEEEEEEEEEEEEEEEEEEEEEEEEEEEEEEEEEEEEEEEEEEEEEEEEEEEEEEEEEEEEEEEEEEEEEEEEEEEEEEEEEEEEEEEEEEE
- the LOC135561296 gene encoding LOW QUALITY PROTEIN: glutamic acid-rich protein-like (The sequence of the model RefSeq protein was modified relative to this genomic sequence to represent the inferred CDS: deleted 2 bases in 1 codon) translates to KKKKKKKKKKKKKKKKKKKKKKKKKKKKKKKKKKKKKKKKKKKKKKKKKKKKKKKKKKKKKKKKKKKKKKKKKKKKKKKKKKKKKKKKKKKKKKKKKKKKKKKKKKKKKKKKKKKEEEEEEEEEEEEEEEEEEEEEEEEEEEEEEEEEEEEEEEEEEEEEEEEEEEEEEEEEEEEEEEEEEEEEEEEKKKKKKKKKKKKKKKKKKKKKKKEEEEEEEEEEEEEEEEEEEEEEEEEEEEEEEEEEEEEEEEEEEEEEEEEEEKEEEEEEEEEEEEEEEEEEEEEEEEEEEEEEEEEEEEEEEEEEEEEEEEEEEEEEEEEEEEEERKK
- the LOC135561298 gene encoding LOW QUALITY PROTEIN: glutamic acid-rich protein-like (The sequence of the model RefSeq protein was modified relative to this genomic sequence to represent the inferred CDS: deleted 1 base in 1 codon), which gives rise to KKKKKKKKKKKKKKKKKKKKKKKKKKKKKKKKKKKKKKKKKKKKEEEEEEEEEEEEEEEEEEKKKKKKKKKKKKKKKKKKKKKKKKKKKKKKKKKKKKKKKKKKKKKKKKKKKKKKKKKKKKKKKKKKKKKKKKKKKKKKKKKKKEEEEEEEEEEEEEEEEEEEEEEEEEEEEEEEEEEEEEEEEEEEEEEEEEEEEEEEEEEEEEEEEEEEEEEEEEEEEEEEEEEEEEEEEEEEEEEEEEEEEEEEEEEEEEEEEEEEEEEEEEEEEEEEEEEEEEEEEEEEEEEEEEEEEEEEEEEEEEEEEEEEEEEEEEEEEEEEEEEEEEEEEEEEEEEEEEEEEEEEEEEEEE